Proteins encoded by one window of Methyloterricola oryzae:
- the budA gene encoding acetolactate decarboxylase, which yields MAIDDAFIQAFRLHQQQGDLFHPPGREDQAIHQASTIGALMEGVYDGEITYAELARLGDFGLGTFNALDGEMIAYDGRFFQMKSDGKAYPVDPAAKTPFAVVMFFDPTVKVLWEEQVGWKQFQQSVDKAVPSRNIFYAIKVKARFDHIRVRTVPRQNKPYPPLVEVAKHQPEFTFEDVEGTLVGFRFPDYAQGLNVAGYHVHFLAADLASGGHVLDFSMQDARIDIDVTSKFHMEVPECGDFLAADLGKDQSEDIHAAEN from the coding sequence ATGGCCATCGACGACGCCTTCATCCAGGCCTTCCGCCTTCACCAGCAGCAGGGAGACCTGTTCCATCCACCCGGCCGCGAGGACCAGGCGATCCACCAGGCCTCCACCATCGGCGCGCTCATGGAGGGCGTTTACGACGGCGAGATCACCTATGCGGAACTGGCCAGGCTCGGGGATTTCGGCCTGGGCACTTTCAATGCTCTGGACGGCGAGATGATTGCCTACGACGGCCGCTTCTTCCAGATGAAGAGCGACGGCAAGGCCTACCCGGTGGACCCCGCCGCCAAGACGCCTTTCGCCGTGGTGATGTTCTTCGACCCGACGGTGAAGGTACTGTGGGAGGAGCAGGTGGGCTGGAAGCAGTTCCAGCAGAGCGTTGACAAGGCCGTTCCCAGCCGCAACATCTTCTACGCCATCAAGGTCAAGGCGCGCTTCGACCACATCCGCGTGCGCACGGTGCCCAGACAGAACAAGCCCTACCCGCCCCTGGTGGAAGTGGCAAAGCATCAACCGGAATTCACCTTCGAGGACGTGGAAGGTACCCTTGTGGGCTTCCGCTTTCCCGACTACGCCCAAGGGCTGAATGTGGCCGGCTACCACGTGCACTTCCTCGCGGCGGACCTGGCCTCAGGCGGGCACGTGCTGGACTTCAGCATGCAGGACGCCCGCATCGACATCGACGTCACCTCCAAATTCCACATGGAGGTGCCGGAATGCGGCGACTTCCTCGCGGCGGACCTGGGCAAGGACCAGAGCGAGGACATCCATGCGGCGGAGAACTGA
- a CDS encoding NAD-dependent malic enzyme: protein MTNGTTGFAEAGTLQGMALLHHPAYNKGTAFSEAERDRFGLHGLLPPHVETLEEQVLRAYEAYQLKTSDPERHIYLRALQDTNEVLFYRLLQEHIEEMMPIVYTPVVAHGCSRFSHIYRRPRGLFLSYPLRDRMGELLRNRPNRDVDVIVVTDGERILGIGDQGAGGLGIPIGKLTLYSLVAGIHPERTLPIVLDVGTNNQECLDDPEYLGWRHERITGQAYHEFIEQFVQAVEAELPGACLQWEDFATPHARPILERYRDRLLTFNDDIQGTAAVALGAAMGAVKAAGGQLRDQRIVFLGAGSAGIGVADYLRAAMVAEGLSEDEARARFWLVDKDGLLHTQRKELTPDQAVYAQSLERCNGWATSSDGVYRLDEVVKQVRPNILIGLSTVTGAFNEGIVRQMAQGVERPIIFPLSNPTDRAEAKPADLLRWTEGRAMVATGSPFDPVAHEGKTISISQCNNVLIFPAVGLGIVASGARRVTDGMMLAAARTVGEHSPALKDPAQGLLTPVREIRGLAVEVAMAVAAQAQKEGVAPASSPEEIRGKVLAARWEPAYSI, encoded by the coding sequence ATGACAAACGGCACCACGGGTTTTGCTGAGGCAGGAACGCTGCAGGGCATGGCCCTGCTCCACCATCCGGCCTACAACAAAGGCACCGCGTTCAGCGAGGCGGAACGCGACCGCTTTGGGCTGCACGGCCTGCTGCCCCCCCACGTGGAAACCCTGGAGGAACAGGTGCTGCGGGCTTACGAGGCCTACCAGCTGAAGACCAGCGATCCGGAGCGGCACATCTATCTCAGGGCCCTCCAGGACACCAACGAAGTCCTGTTCTACCGGTTGCTGCAGGAGCACATCGAGGAGATGATGCCCATCGTCTACACCCCGGTGGTCGCCCACGGCTGCTCGCGCTTCAGCCATATCTACCGTCGCCCGCGCGGCCTGTTCCTCTCCTATCCCCTGCGTGACAGGATGGGCGAGTTGCTGCGCAATCGCCCCAACCGCGATGTGGACGTGATCGTGGTGACCGACGGCGAACGCATCCTCGGCATCGGCGATCAGGGCGCCGGCGGCCTGGGCATCCCCATCGGCAAGCTCACCCTGTATTCCCTGGTGGCCGGCATCCATCCGGAACGCACCCTGCCCATCGTGCTGGACGTGGGCACCAACAACCAGGAATGTCTCGACGACCCGGAATACCTGGGCTGGCGCCATGAGCGCATCACCGGCCAGGCCTATCACGAATTCATCGAGCAGTTCGTCCAGGCGGTGGAAGCCGAACTGCCCGGCGCCTGCCTGCAATGGGAGGACTTCGCCACCCCGCATGCTCGCCCTATTCTGGAGCGATACCGCGACCGCCTGCTGACCTTCAATGACGACATCCAGGGCACCGCCGCTGTCGCCCTGGGCGCCGCCATGGGCGCGGTCAAGGCGGCCGGCGGCCAACTGCGCGACCAGCGCATCGTATTCCTGGGGGCCGGGTCGGCGGGCATCGGCGTCGCCGATTACCTGCGCGCAGCCATGGTGGCCGAGGGACTTTCCGAGGACGAGGCGCGCGCCCGCTTCTGGCTGGTGGACAAGGACGGGTTATTGCACACCCAACGCAAGGAACTCACTCCCGATCAGGCGGTTTACGCGCAATCCCTGGAGCGCTGCAACGGCTGGGCCACCTCATCCGATGGCGTCTACCGCCTGGACGAAGTGGTCAAGCAGGTGCGGCCCAACATCCTCATCGGCCTGTCCACTGTGACCGGCGCTTTCAACGAGGGCATCGTCCGGCAGATGGCCCAGGGTGTCGAGCGGCCCATCATCTTTCCCTTGTCCAATCCCACCGACCGCGCCGAGGCCAAACCCGCCGATCTGCTGCGCTGGACCGAGGGCCGCGCCATGGTGGCCACCGGATCTCCCTTCGACCCCGTGGCTCACGAGGGCAAAACCATCAGCATCAGCCAATGCAACAACGTGCTGATCTTTCCCGCGGTGGGCCTGGGCATCGTCGCCTCCGGGGCGCGCCGCGTCACCGACGGCATGATGCTGGCGGCGGCGCGCACGGTGGGCGAACACTCGCCGGCGCTGAAGGACCCCGCGCAAGGCCTTCTGACTCCGGTACGCGAGATTCGCGGCCTCGCTGTCGAAGTAGCCATGG